In Acidobacteriota bacterium, the genomic window CGCGTACTTTCCCGAATATCATCACATAATCCTGTTATACCTGTTTGCCAAGAATGACGCGGCCGACTTATCGGCCAAAGTGAAAAAGCAACTGGCCCAGTTTGTGAGCCAGATTAAGGGAGCGATCAAATGAGCGGCAAAGCAAAAATGAAGCAGATTAAGTCTGCGCGCAAGCCCGTGACCAAACGCGAACGCCTGATGACGGATAGAGAGTCTTCCGACCTACTTGAATCAGCCAGCCAAGCGCTCGCGATGGTCCAAGGATCAAAACTCATTGGCGGACGGATAAGCGTCCGCCAGGCGCCTGCCGAACCGCGGCCACGAAACAAAAAAGATATAGTTCAGCTTCGAGAGCGGCTCAACTTCTCCCAGGGAATGCTGGCCCGAGCTCTAAACGTTAGTCCCTCGACCATTCAAGCTTGGGAGGCTGGGCGTCGAACTCCAAGCGATGCTGCCTTGAAGTTGCTGGCTATTGCCGAGAAGCACCCCGAAGCCTTATTTGATTCAGTATAGATCGCGGGAGACAGCGTCAGGAGGGTCAGGCTTGAGTTTGTCGACATTTCTACATTCCCCTACGTCGGCTGCTTAGATTCCCAGCGCGGTCCAAATCTCAACAAACTCAACCCTGACGCCTCCTGACGCGTCTCGGCCATTTGAGAAAGCAGGGGACGCATCAGTCCTTCAAAATATCTACCTACTGGTTTCTGTCGAACAAATGAAGCGGAAGGCACAAACAAGAGGTTAATGCGAGAAGCCACAAGTTGATTTTTCCTCTTGCCTTTCGGAAGACACGTTCGGTAGACTCTTTGGTAGCACTATCGCGAAGTAGTGCCCTGGTGTTTGACAATCTAACTGGCAACTTCACGCTGTAGGTTTATCACGACCATTACGGTTCCTTTTGTAAATTTGAAGACAAGGAGGACGCGTATGAGGAGAATAAACCTCCAGTTGGCAATAACGGTCGCGTTGACCATAACGTTCACTGTAGCCCCAAGCGGCTGCTTCGTGAACTTCAGCATCTTTGGTCCAGCGGATCAGAGAATAACCAACCCTCCGGGGTCAAGAGGAGAACCAAAACAGAAACCGAAACACAAACCGAAAGCTAAGGCCAAAGCGACTAAGACTTCAAATGCGAAATTAAGATCTTCTACGCGACATCCACGAAATACACGACAGACTCGAAAGCAAACGAAAACGCAAATTACACCCTGCAATCAAAATCCAACCAGACAAATTTCTACGACACCTTACACAAACTCCAAGACGAATTCCTACATAAGCACGAACACGACCAAACCCAGAATCATGTTTTCTCTGACGAGCAAGTAAGACTCTTCAGCAACTAGTTCCACGTGAAGTGTGATAGGCCTTAGCGTGAAGTTGCCAGTGAGATTGTCTGCCAGATGTCGGCAAAAAGTGGTCGGAGGGGTCAGGCTTGACATTGTTGACACTCCACCCCAGGGCCCTTTCTTTTCAGCGTTGTAAATGACACTTCGCGTAACTACTCGCGTGCCAGCTTTGGCGCCAACGCCACACCCGGCCAGGAAGAAATCGAGTTCAATCTACGCCACCCCTCTTGGTAACATCGAGACGTGAGTCCCGAGCGCGAAACAGAATTGATTCCCGCCGTCGTAGGGCCCACTGCTTCCGGCAAAAGCGAACTGGGCATCGAGCTGGCTCTGGCCCGCAACGGAGAGATCATCAATCTGGATTCCATCCAGGTTTATCGGGAAATATACATCGCAACAGCTAAAGTCCCTATAGCCGAGCAACGAGGGGTGCCGCATCATCTGATCGACATCGCCGAGCCGACGGAGAACTTCACCGCGGGCGACTACGCACGCCTCGCCGCTCGCACGATCCAGGAAGTCGAAGCTCGTCATCACTGCGCGGTTTTCGTCGGCGGCACGGGCTTCTACTTGCGCGCGTTGATGAAGCCTTTGTTTGAAGGACCGCCGACCGACCCCGCGCTTCGCGACCGGCTTGTTGATTTGCGCGACAGGCACGGCCCGGAGCACCTGCATCGCATGCTCGCGCGCGTTGATTCTCAAGCCGCGTTGAATCTTAGTCCGCGTGATTGGTCGCGTACGATGCGCGCGCTGGAAGTCTACCTTCAAACCGGCCGGCGCATTTCGGAGTCCCAACCGGCGACGCCTCCCCCGCCCGAACTTGCCTCACGCGTTCGGGTGATCGCGCTCAACCCGCCGCGCGAAGAGCTATACGCGCGCATCAACACACGGGCCAATGAAATGTTCGAGCGCGGGCTGGTCGAAGAAGTCGAATCGCTGATCGCCTCGGGCATTCCGTCAACGGCAAAAGCCTTTCAGGCTCACGGCTACCGCCGAGTGGTCGAATATCTCGACGGTAAGCGTACGCGTGAGGATGCGCTCAATCAGATGAAGCTGGACACGCGTCACTACGCCAAGCGACAGCTTAGTTGGTGGCGCTCCTGGCCTGGAGTGAGGTGGATCGATCGATTCGGAGACGAGCCCGAGGCCTTCGAGGAAGCGAGCCGCGCGCTGACCGACGACAGATGACCGACGACAGATGACCGACGACAGATGACGGACGACCGTCTCCGGTCATCCGTCATCGGTCGCCAGTCGTCAGTCATTATTCCAAGAGCCGGTTATCTTCTCGATCACTCGATCGAGGCCAAAGCTCTCAAACTCCGCTCGATTGCCCGCGAGCAGTTTCTGCAGATCCTCAGTCACGTAAGCGCGAAACCTGTCTGCGTACGAGGTGGAACGCGTCACCGCAGCAACTGCGAGTTTGAGAGCTTCCGTTAAGCCGGCGATGAACTCTGTGGCGGTGGCGTGTCCTACGAAAACAATTTCGCCCGCCAGGTATTCGATCTCACCCGCAAACGGATCGAGGAACGGGTAGCGGTCGGCGATCTTTAACTGCCCGGCGCGCAGGGACATCGAGAAGCTCTCGGGTCGATCGACTGCCTGTGCCGCCTGTTCGATCGTCCGAGCTATCTCGCCCATCAGCCGCTTGATCTCGGCCATAGCTTCGGCGTCTGCTGATACTGAAAGCTCACCGGTTCCAAGCGACAAGGCGAGAGCCTCCGTCTCAATCGGGCCGCCCGGCCTCTCGATCGCGAGAGTTCCTTCGGGCCATGTGGCGATCTCTTCGGGTAGCGTTGACATCGGCCCGGTTGCAGCAGCCGATCGCGCGCTGTTTGAACCCTCGATTAGCGCTTCGGGCTCGCCCGCTGGGCGATCCGGGGGCAGCCGCCAAACATCCGGACTCGACATATCGTGCGGCGTCAACGGTCCGGATGCCGCTCTCCCCGTGTCGTTCGCTTGCCTATGATCGAGGCCGTCGAGACTGTTAGCCGGCTGCGCTTCGACGTGCGTCTCATTCATCGGCGTCTCGATCGGGTGAAAATCTGAGATCGGCTCCGCAGCTTCAAAAGCAACGCGGTCAGTCGCGGCGACGTCGGCTTCGGCCGCGGGTCTGAAGTACACATCGAAACTTGCCGCCGCACGGTTGCCTTCATCGAGCAGCCTGGCGAGCGCCGTGTTACCCATCAGGTCCAGCGCCTCAGTCTCCTCGGCCGGCGCAAGTTCTGAGTTCAGGATTCGGCAGCGGCCATCGCGCATGTGTATCAGGGTGCCTGGTGCGCTTTCGGCGTAGATTTCGATGAACCACTCGCGATCGCGCTCGCGGACGAGCTTCCAGATCATCTTCTCTAGGTCGGTAAATTCGGTGCTCAACCCGACGTAAAGCGGCCGCGCGTTTATCCTACCGGCGACGGCAGCAGCCGTGGATGCGGGGTAGCCGTAGATCGAAACGCGACCCCGTTCCCGTCGTGCACGCTCTGCGAGCTGCTCAATAGTTGCGCGAGTATAAGCGACCCTGCCCTGGGCGTGTTCGCCGCGCCTTTCGACAACGGCAGCCACACGGCCGGCGCTGATAATGACGAAGCTATCCGTATCGCGGAGCACTACTTCAACAACACCCGAGAAGCCACCTTCGCCGAGATCGGCAACAAGCGCATCCACCTGCACGTAGCTGGTCGCCAGATTTTCGTGGATCATTTTTCCGCGAGGAATGAACATGGAGGAGGTCAGTAGTCCGTAGTTCGTGGTCCGTAGTCAGTAGGCAGTCAGTAGTGGGTCAGTGGTCAGTGTTGCAGCAGGGGAGCAACGGACTACTGACTACGGACTACGGACGTCCTTTTATTTCTTTACCGGCGATTTGAACTTACCTTTCTTAATGGCTTCAATTATCCGCTTGGCGTGATTGCGAGCGATCAACGGTTGAAAATCGTCGCCGGCGATTTCGTTCAGGGCGGCCAGCAATCGCTCGGGCTCGGCTATTCGCTCGAGCTTCAAATCCCTCTCGAGGATCTCAATCTGCTTAGGCAGATCGAGAGGCTGATAGCGCTCGGCGTTCTCCATGTCAAACAGCGATATCTCCTGGGACGCGATGGCGCGAAAGATTTCCTGCAGCGCTTTCATGTGAACGTTGGTAGTAAAGTTGAACCGCGTCTTTCGCTCGAGCGCTCCCTGCCGCGCGACGAGCGTTACCCAGCCCATATGCGAAAAGTCCTTCTTATCCTGATAGTCGATGACCGAGGCCAGAAGGCCGGAGGCTTCAAACAGGTTGCGTATGCGCGCGATGGTCGCAGGGAAAAGCTTGACCTTACAGTCCAGAATCTCATCTGACGTTCCGCGCGTGAATCGTAGTTCGCCCGCCCCGTTCGAGTCGAGGTCGATCTCGATCACCCGGATGTCGAACCGCGGGTGCTCAAACTTGTAGCTGAAACTCAGATCACGCGAGGCCGACCCGTCAACCAGGCTCTGCGACGTTTGATATGCTAGTCCATAAGCCGCCGCCAGCAAGAGGACCAGTACAGATAACGTAAGACGATGCCTGCGCATAAGGTTGCTTCAAATTCAAACAGGGACGATCAAGATAAACAAGGATAATTAAAATCTATCCCGCCCATCCTGTCCATCCCTGTTGTTGAGAAATCTAATCGAACTTCACTGAAACCAGCTTTGACACGCCGGGCTCTTCCATCGTAACGCCGTACAGCGCGCGGGCCGCCTCCATCGTGCGCTTGTTGTGAGTGATGACCAGGAACTGGGTTTCGCTGCTCATCTCTGTGACCTTTCCGGCGAAGCGGCCGACGTTCACTTCGTCCAGCGGCGCATCAACTTCGTCAAGTATGCAGAAAGGCGACGGCCGGTATTGGAAGATCGAAAGCACCAGCGCGATCGCGGCCATTGCCTTCTCGCCTCCCGAAAGCAGCAGCACGTTCTGCAAGCGCTTGCCCGGCGGCTGGGCGATCAGGTCTATGCCCGACTCCATCACGTCGTCCTCGTCGATGAGCATCATCTCGCCGCGGCCGCCGCCGAACAACTCGACGAACATGCGCTGGAAGTTCTCGTTGATATGAGTGAACGCGTGGCGGAATCGCTCTTGCGAGCGCCGCTTGATTTCGGTCAACGCCTCCTCTGTCATCTTAATCGAATCGAGTATGTCGCGCCGCTGCACGGTCAAGAACCCGAAGCGCTCGTCGGCTTCTTCAAGCTCTTCGAGCGCCATCATGTTGACTGGCCCCATCTCGTCGAGCTTGATGCGCAACTCATCGTGACGAGCGCGCGCCGCATCGATATCCACAGTGGTCAGTGGCTGGTGATCAGTGGCCAGTTGTTGTTCACGACCCAACTCAGATTCGGGATGGCTCTCGTCGCTACTCTCAGAAACCGTCGGGTCAGGCGACAGTTTCGCGGCCTCGGCCAACTGGTCACTGGCCACTGACCACTGACCACTGCCGGCCAGCTCAACGCTGGTCACGACGTCCTCGAGCGACATCGCCAGTTCCGAGAAACAGGTCCTGGTCAGGTGCTCGGCTTCGGACTCGATCCTTGCCCGCTCGACTTCGATTTGGGCTCGACGATCGTGTGCTGTCGCCGACGCCTGCCTCTGCTCACCTAACTGCTTTTCAAGCTCGTCTGTTCGCGCTCGCGCAGACGTGAGTTCTTCGCTGCCGGTGGCGATGAGCTCACCGAGCGACGCTCGCTCCTGTTCGAATTGCGCCGCGGCGCCCGCGCCCTCCTCGAGCGAAGTCCTCAACGTGTCGATGCGGCCGTGGCTGTCGTACATTTCCAGCCGGTTGCGATTGATTCTCGATCTGAGTTCTTCGGCCTCGCTCTCCGTCCGCCGCATTTCAGCTTTGGCTGCGTGCAACCTTTCGGCGCGCGCTGCAACCGACGCGCGGACGGCGGACACTTGCTGGGCTAACTCGTCGACGTGCGCGCGCATTTCGATGAAGCGCGACCCTGCCTCGTCGAGCGACCGTTGCACCGCCTCCCGCGAAGCTTCCGCTGCCGCCCGCTCCACGCCGAGTTGTTCGATGCGAGTCTCGAGTTCCGCGCGCTCCGCGGACGACTGCTCGATTTCGGCTTCGACGACTCGAACGTGCTGCGCGGCGCGTTCCAGGTCGCGCCCGAGTCCTTCCAGATGCGAGTTGCGCGCGGCCGCCGATTTTTCGTGCTCGCGAAGCTGCTGGTCCAGCGACGAGGCTTCGACTTCGACCAGACGCAGGCGCTCTTCGGCGCCGGTCAGTTCCTCGGACACTTGCCGCTCTTCTTCGGCGCCGCTCTCCGCGTGTTCTCGAAGCTGTTTGATCTCACGCTTCAAGCCCAGAAGCGAGGTGCCCTTTTGCCCCGCTTGCGTGCCGGTAACGATCAGCCTGCCGCCCGCGACCTGATCGCCGTCATAGGTCACATAGATCAGGGATGCGTTTTCAATCGACAGTTGAAGCGCGGCTTCCATGTCGGGCACAATCGCGGCCCCGCACTTTTCCGGGAACGCGCGCTCGACCACCGTCTTGATCTCGGGTCTAATCCCGAGCAAATCGATTGCGCGCAACACGTCGAGTTGAAAGCGCGAAGCGTGCGCCGCGGCCTCCTCATCAAACTGCCGGGCGGCGCGATCATCTGATTCCGCCGCCGCTTCAATTCCGGAGTCGGAGATCAGCGGCTGGGTCTCATCGTTGAGCTGAATCACCACGGCGTCAAGCGATGTGAGATCGGCGGCAGGCAGTTGCCGCTCTTCAGGCACGTACTCTTCGTTAGTTCGCAACGCGTCGCGTTCGTCATCAGTCGCAATCAGCCACCGTTCAATCCCGCTGGATGGTTGCACCTGTGAATCGTCTTGTTCACGACCTTCGTCTTCAGGATCCCCTTCGCCGCCATGCAGGCCAACGACCAGGAAGGCGCCTCGGCCCAGTCCTTCACTCTTGATGTAGTCGACTCCAGCCAGCGCGTCATCAATGGTAGGGACCAGAACGCTTTGCAGCTCGCGCGCGAACAGGCTCTCGATCAGGCGCTCATATTGAGGCTCGACCTCGACAAAGTCGGCGAGCGTTCCGAGCGCATTTATGCGCGCGGCCTGCTCCCGCGAAAGAACTTGCTGAACCGCGTCCGAATAGTAAGCGTGATGCGCGTCGAGGTCTTCGAGTGACGTTAACCTGTGCGTGGCAGAGTCGCGTCTGGCGTGCGAGGCTTCAAACTGTGAGCGGAGGGCCGACGCCTGTTCGCGAAGCGTCTCCAGAGCGGACGTGCGTCCCGCGATTTGTTCAATCAGCTCCGCAAGAAGCCTGGCGTCACCCTCGACTTCGCCTCCAACGCGGGCAAACTCGCCCGAAGCCTCATCCCGCCGCGCGGCAGCCCGCTCGAGCTCACTGGCCAGGCTTCGTTGTTTCAGATCCAATCGTCTGAGCGCATCTTCGAGATTAGCGCCGAGGTTTCGAAGCCGCTCGGTCATACCGATCTCGGTGAGCATCCGCTGGCGCATCTGCTCGATATCGCTCTCGGCATCCCGCGAGCGCCTCAGCTCTTCCTGGTATGCGCCATCGCGCGCGAGCAGGTCGGCTTGCTCGGCGGCTACCTCAGCTTCGAGTTCTTGGAGAGCGGCCGCTCGACGCTGCGATTCCGAGTCGAGCTGCGTGAGCCGTTCATCGAGCGACTTCTGATCGCGATTGAGCTCCTCGATTCGGGCGGTCAGTTCATTGATCTGCTGCTCCTCGAATGCGCGCCGATTGCGAGCGCGGTCCGCTTCAAGCTCGACCGCCGCCGCGCGCTCGCGCAACTCTGCCAAATGATCTTCCGCCGCGCGCGCGTGAGCTGACGCCGTCCTGTTTTCGGCCTCGAGTTCCGATAGCCGCGCATCCAGTTCCGCCTGATTGTGCCGGGCTTCTTCAAACTCTCTTCCAACTCGCTCGTTCGCCTCAGTCAGTCGATAATAATCGGCGGTAAAAATGATCTTCAGCAGCGAGCGCATTTCTTCCCGGAGCCGCCGATATCGGCGCGCCTTTTGTGCCTGGCGCTTGAGGCTGTTCACCTGACGTTCGACTTCGCTGATGATGTCGTTGAGCCTTGTAAGATTCTGCTTCGCGGATTCGAGCTTGAGCTCGGTGGCGCGCTTTCGCGATTTGAACTTGGTTATTCCGGCCGCTTCTTCAATCAGCGCTCGACGGTCGAGCGGCTTGGACGAAAGAATCTGTCCTATTCGGCCCTGCTCGATGATGGCGTAATGGGCCCCGCCGAGCCCGGTGCCCGCGAACAAGTCCTGGATGTCACGAAGCAAACACGGCCGCCCGTTCATCAGGTAGTCGCTATCGCCGGTGCGATAGAGGCGGCGGCCTACTGTTATGCGTTCGCCGGCGGAGATGGCTATCGTCGTGCGCTTGCGATGATGACGAGTGCGTTTGCGCTCGGCAGGCTTCGGTGTTTCTTGATCGGCTTCGACGGCGATGAGTTCAAGCCGCGCCGGCGACGGCTCGTGTTTCACAGTCGCTGATGCTTCATGAGGTGATTCGTTATCATCGAGCGAGTGCGAAGTTACCGCCGGCGATGTCCCCGTCTCGGCGGTTGCGTCCTCGGACAGTGCGCGGTTGCCAGATTGGTTTTGCTCTTCTGGTTTTCCAGCGTCCAACTCGGCAGGAGTCGAAATCTGCCCGGCGCTCTCCAGGTCAGCGGGTCCCGGTTGCAGAGCCGGCTCACGTTGACCGTCGGTCGCGGGCTCGGGCGAAGCTGTTAGCGCCACTTGAGCATCGTTAGCGGGTTCCGGCGGAGCCATCTCTTGAACCAGCGAGCGCGCGGCTTCGGCGGCGTGTTCTGCGTTGGTCAGCGCGTCTTCGTATTCTTGCTCGTCGTCTTTTTCCGAGCCTTCGCTGTCGCGGACGGCGATGTCTTCGATAGCTACCATGGTGAGCAGCACCTCGGCCATCCCGGTAGGCTTGCGGTCGCGGGTGCCGTTGAAGATGACGTCTTCCATCTTGCCGCCGCGAAGGTTTTTGGCGGACTGCTCGCCCAGCACCCAAGAGATGGCTTCAGCGATATTACTCTTGCCGCAGCCGTTCGGGCCGACGACTCCGGTGATGCCTTCGCCGAAGACGAGATGAGTGCGATCCGCGAAAGATTTGAAGCCGGCTATCTCAAGTTTTTCGAGTCTGAACATTCACCGCTCCGTGGTCTGATGACACAGACCACCATTAATAGCGCTTCGAATAAGGGCGTAGCACACTATAGTGTAGAGAGGATTAGCTGTCAAACTTTATCAATGTTGAGACGGAGTGACCGATACACCGTTGAGACTCATTCGAGGACAAAGCTTTCAAGGCTGCAGTAGGCGAACAATCTTTCCTGCTCTCCTCCATTGCGGTCTGCTCTTTTACTCATCCTCAAAACCGGTGCATTATATTGGTTCGGGCTCGACAGGACTTATCTCTCTTAGTCTGATTCCTTCAAGACGCTAATGGCAGGCACTTTGTATATCGTCGCTACGCCGATAGGCAATCTTGAGGACATCACCCTTCGCGCGCTGCGCGTGCTCAAAGAGGTCGACCTCATCGCCTGCGAAGACACCCGGCACTCGCGAAAGCTGCTGGCTCGCTATCAAATCTCAAAGCCAACCGTAAGCTATCACCAGCACAATGAACGTGAGCGCACGGCCGAACTTATCAAGAAGCTTGAAGCCGGTGTGAACATCGCGCTCGTATCTGATGCCGGAACCCCTCTGATCTCAGATCCGGGCCTTCACATCGTGCGCGAGGCCATCGAGCGGGAGATTACGGTTGTGCCGATTCCGGGGCCCTCGGCTCTGGTGACAGCGTTTTCGGTAGCTGGGCTTTCGACCGCGGAGTTCACTTTTGTAGGATTTCTACCTTCGCGGCGGCCAGCGCGACGAGCGCGGCTCAAGGAGCTTGCGGGGATTAAATCAGCGTTGATCTTGTACGAGGCTCCCCACCGGATCAGAATCGCAATCATTGATGCGCGCGAAGCCCTTGGCGACCGCGAATGTGTGATTGCGCGCGAGCTGACGAAGCTGCACGAGGAGTTTGTGCGAGGCCGGCTTTCTGAGATAGAAGTGCCCGAAGGCTCGGCTCGCGGCGAGATCGTCTTGTTGATTGGGCCGCCGGTTCAAGGTCACGCGAAACAAACCGCGGGGGAGGCAACTCGCTCGATGGCCGAGGAGGTCGAACATTTGATCAATGCCGAAGGACTCGATCGGAAGACCGCGCTCAAGCGTGTTGCCCGCGAACGAGGGATCGGCAAGAGCGAAGCTTACAGGCTGATGATCGCTGAGCGCGCTAAGGAGTAAGTAGCGATGACGTTTACGGGAAATCAAACCGTGGAGGGCGCAAAGGCGCGCAGGGGCCGTCTCTGGGAATCTCTGGGTCCTCTGTGGTTGATTCTATTGTTGACGATTGACGTCCAGGTAACCGCAATGGCGCAAAGCGGAGCCGGCGGCGTGCGCGCCGGGGGCCGCGAATACGGCGTGAATCTCACATTCGCCGTCTATCAGTATGACGCCGGGCGTTCGCCCGTACTGCAAGAACTGACGCGACTGTCGGGCACCTATTCGACCGCTCAAGAAGAAATCGCCTACTTGAAGGACAAGAACAAGCTCGAAGAGCTCGCCGTCCGTCACGTTCGGTCGGTCGGTCTGCGAAGCGGCGAGACATTCAACGACGCGGTCCTGCTTGGTCCCGAATACATGGTTTTCACGGTGACGCCGCGCGACGTGGTCCGCGGCTACATGAAGCTCGACCTGCGAGTGCGCTACGCGAATGAACCGCTGCTCGAGGTCAAAGGTGTTGAGTTCGATAACTACGAAACGGTGATGCTGCGCGGCGGCAAAGGCATGTTCGGCGTGAAGTATTTCGTCGGCGGGGGCGGAGGCCAGGAAAGCGTGCCCGTCGAGCGCACTTTGCTGGTGTCGGTAACACCCGAAATCGTTCCCGTCACAAACCTGCGGAATCGACCCGGGGAGTTGTCGCATCCGGTTGATGAATACGGCGGCCCGATTCGTTCGAACCAGAGCGACCGCTTCACTCCTCCAGTGGCGCTCGAACGCGTGGCGCCGCAGTTTGAAGCCGGCCGCAGCGTTAGGGGAGCCGTGTTGTTAGGCGGCGTGGTCACACCCGAGGGGAAGATAGTCAACATCCGGGTGCTGAGATCGCTCGACCCGGTGATAGACGAGCGCGCAGTGGAAGCGTTCCGCCAGTACAAGTTCTCTCCGGCGCTTTTGAACGGCAAGCCTGTGTTCGCGACCTACCGCGAAGAACTGACGTTTGCGGCGGCTCCTCCGTCACTATTGGAAATCGAAGAGGAACAGCGCAAGCAGCGCGAGTTGGAGAAGGAACGCGAGAAGCAGAAGCGAAAGAAGCCGTGATGATCCCTGATTCGTGATTGATGATCCGTGATTCGTGACACTGTTTGGGTAGGATCTATGGGAGGGATCACAGGTTGGGAAGGGCGGTTTATCCGCACTCTTGTCTCTCACCTTGGCGATGTAACGTCTGCCGGTAGCGGGGGTAAACCGCGCTTCCCAACCTGTGAATCCTACGCACGCGAACTTTCAACTTTGAGCATCGCGCATCACGAATTGCGATTTCTAGAACTTCTTCTTAACGAATCGTACCCAATACGGAACGTGGAGGGTCTGGCCACCCCCGGTGACGACCACGTAGCCCGTGTAGTCACGTCTTTGAGAGCCCACGATAGCCGCCATTGTAATCGTGATCGTCTTTGTCTCACCGCGCACGAGCAGCACCGAGCCGCCGGAAGGAGTGACGGTAATCCCATCGCCCGGATTGAGCTGCTCCACCCCTACAGTAAAGCTGTTTTGCCCATCGACCGTGCTGGTGATCTGGAGATCGATGGTCACCGAAACGTTATTCTTCTTGAGCTTTCTGATTCCGAAGCTCAAGCTGGGCGGTGAGAGCGTCGCGCTGACCGAACTCGCTCGAGCAAGATCGACGCGGCCGGCGCCAGTATCGAGGACTCCGACTCGCGCCGTCTTGCCGACCGTCGTGAAGACATCGGTTGTAGCCGAGCTGATCAGTGCAGACTTGATTTGCTCCGGCGTGAATGAGGGGTTAAGTTGTTTGAGAAGCGCGGCGGCTCCGGCTACGTGCGGGGTGGCCTGGCTGGTACCGCTGATAGCAAGGAAGCCGCTAGGGTCTACTACTCCGACATTCGGGTTACCGGTGGCCGCGGCCGCCGAATAGATGATCACACCTGGGGCCGAGACATCCGGCTTGAGGCCTTCGATCGTTGAAGGCCCTCGCGAACTGAAATCCGCAAAGACGTCGGGCGTGAAGCTGCCGGATCCGAACGATGCGATGCTGACGGTGGCGTCGGGATTCGCTCTAACGAAATCGCGCAACGCTAGCCCCTTGCTGCGCACGACAAAGAACGAAGGTATCGTCGTGCCGGTAACAAGCATAGTGAAGAGGTTGTCACCGCCGCCAGTACTGCCTGCCGTGTCTTCACTCGCGTCTCTGTTGAAGACGATCACGGCTCGTGCTCCTGCCGCAGCGGCGGCGTTGATCTTCGTCACAAAGTCGCAGTTCCCGCGCTCGATCAGCGCGATCTTTCCGTTTAGTGATCCCGCCGGAATCCCTCCGCAAGCGCGGCCCAGTGGGTCCGGCTCTGCGTAAGTCAATGGCCCGAGGGTGCCGTCGACGACTGCCGAGCTGCCGCTGCCAAGAGTCGATCCGATTCCGTTTAGAACTGCCGAGACCGGACCCGGTC contains:
- a CDS encoding helix-turn-helix domain-containing protein, which encodes MSGKAKMKQIKSARKPVTKRERLMTDRESSDLLESASQALAMVQGSKLIGGRISVRQAPAEPRPRNKKDIVQLRERLNFSQGMLARALNVSPSTIQAWEAGRRTPSDAALKLLAIAEKHPEALFDSV
- a CDS encoding AAA family ATPase, whose amino-acid sequence is MFRLEKLEIAGFKSFADRTHLVFGEGITGVVGPNGCGKSNIAEAISWVLGEQSAKNLRGGKMEDVIFNGTRDRKPTGMAEVLLTMVAIEDIAVRDSEGSEKDDEQEYEDALTNAEHAAEAARSLVQEMAPPEPANDAQVALTASPEPATDGQREPALQPGPADLESAGQISTPAELDAGKPEEQNQSGNRALSEDATAETGTSPAVTSHSLDDNESPHEASATVKHEPSPARLELIAVEADQETPKPAERKRTRHHRKRTTIAISAGERITVGRRLYRTGDSDYLMNGRPCLLRDIQDLFAGTGLGGAHYAIIEQGRIGQILSSKPLDRRALIEEAAGITKFKSRKRATELKLESAKQNLTRLNDIISEVERQVNSLKRQAQKARRYRRLREEMRSLLKIIFTADYYRLTEANERVGREFEEARHNQAELDARLSELEAENRTASAHARAAEDHLAELRERAAAVELEADRARNRRAFEEQQINELTARIEELNRDQKSLDERLTQLDSESQRRAAALQELEAEVAAEQADLLARDGAYQEELRRSRDAESDIEQMRQRMLTEIGMTERLRNLGANLEDALRRLDLKQRSLASELERAAARRDEASGEFARVGGEVEGDARLLAELIEQIAGRTSALETLREQASALRSQFEASHARRDSATHRLTSLEDLDAHHAYYSDAVQQVLSREQAARINALGTLADFVEVEPQYERLIESLFARELQSVLVPTIDDALAGVDYIKSEGLGRGAFLVVGLHGGEGDPEDEGREQDDSQVQPSSGIERWLIATDDERDALRTNEEYVPEERQLPAADLTSLDAVVIQLNDETQPLISDSGIEAAAESDDRAARQFDEEAAAHASRFQLDVLRAIDLLGIRPEIKTVVERAFPEKCGAAIVPDMEAALQLSIENASLIYVTYDGDQVAGGRLIVTGTQAGQKGTSLLGLKREIKQLREHAESGAEEERQVSEELTGAEERLRLVEVEASSLDQQLREHEKSAAARNSHLEGLGRDLERAAQHVRVVEAEIEQSSAERAELETRIEQLGVERAAAEASREAVQRSLDEAGSRFIEMRAHVDELAQQVSAVRASVAARAERLHAAKAEMRRTESEAEELRSRINRNRLEMYDSHGRIDTLRTSLEEGAGAAAQFEQERASLGELIATGSEELTSARARTDELEKQLGEQRQASATAHDRRAQIEVERARIESEAEHLTRTCFSELAMSLEDVVTSVELAGSGQWSVASDQLAEAAKLSPDPTVSESSDESHPESELGREQQLATDHQPLTTVDIDAARARHDELRIKLDEMGPVNMMALEELEEADERFGFLTVQRRDILDSIKMTEEALTEIKRRSQERFRHAFTHINENFQRMFVELFGGGRGEMMLIDEDDVMESGIDLIAQPPGKRLQNVLLLSGGEKAMAAIALVLSIFQYRPSPFCILDEVDAPLDEVNVGRFAGKVTEMSSETQFLVITHNKRTMEAARALYGVTMEEPGVSKLVSVKFD
- the rsmI gene encoding 16S rRNA (cytidine(1402)-2'-O)-methyltransferase, producing MAGTLYIVATPIGNLEDITLRALRVLKEVDLIACEDTRHSRKLLARYQISKPTVSYHQHNERERTAELIKKLEAGVNIALVSDAGTPLISDPGLHIVREAIEREITVVPIPGPSALVTAFSVAGLSTAEFTFVGFLPSRRPARRARLKELAGIKSALILYEAPHRIRIAIIDAREALGDRECVIARELTKLHEEFVRGRLSEIEVPEGSARGEIVLLIGPPVQGHAKQTAGEATRSMAEEVEHLINAEGLDRKTALKRVARERGIGKSEAYRLMIAERAKE
- the miaA gene encoding tRNA (adenosine(37)-N6)-dimethylallyltransferase MiaA, coding for MSPERETELIPAVVGPTASGKSELGIELALARNGEIINLDSIQVYREIYIATAKVPIAEQRGVPHHLIDIAEPTENFTAGDYARLAARTIQEVEARHHCAVFVGGTGFYLRALMKPLFEGPPTDPALRDRLVDLRDRHGPEHLHRMLARVDSQAALNLSPRDWSRTMRALEVYLQTGRRISESQPATPPPPELASRVRVIALNPPREELYARINTRANEMFERGLVEEVESLIASGIPSTAKAFQAHGYRRVVEYLDGKRTREDALNQMKLDTRHYAKRQLSWWRSWPGVRWIDRFGDEPEAFEEASRALTDDR
- a CDS encoding energy transducer TonB, which translates into the protein MTFTGNQTVEGAKARRGRLWESLGPLWLILLLTIDVQVTAMAQSGAGGVRAGGREYGVNLTFAVYQYDAGRSPVLQELTRLSGTYSTAQEEIAYLKDKNKLEELAVRHVRSVGLRSGETFNDAVLLGPEYMVFTVTPRDVVRGYMKLDLRVRYANEPLLEVKGVEFDNYETVMLRGGKGMFGVKYFVGGGGGQESVPVERTLLVSVTPEIVPVTNLRNRPGELSHPVDEYGGPIRSNQSDRFTPPVALERVAPQFEAGRSVRGAVLLGGVVTPEGKIVNIRVLRSLDPVIDERAVEAFRQYKFSPALLNGKPVFATYREELTFAAAPPSLLEIEEEQRKQRELEKEREKQKRKKP